The genomic window GCTCCAGGACCTAGGCGCTTTGTTTATTCATCGCCATATCAGTACCCTAGGCTGTTTTGCCGTTTGAACACGGACACAGACACTACCATAAATGCCTCTGCGTTGTTTGATTCTTTAGGTATCATACCTTGGCATCAATGACATCAAGTGACCTAATCAGTACATTACATACCTCAATGAAAATTCGTTtttgatgtatgtgtgtatatgtttgtgtctgttggtttccggatatttgtggtcagcataactttagaagctctggatggattatgatgatatttggtatgtgaaaaggtgttgggaagacgaaggtcaaggttgctTTTGGACCGTTGGTGGGTGACCTTGGTACTTCTTCAGAACAACCGGATCTgtttttcgtatcttttgtcATTGGCCTGCCATGGTCTTacttttaggtggcagataagcagcttagacagagatgcaaataatgcaaattgagacttaatttgtataaaaaaagacCAACAGTTAAAAAAGATTCTGCAAATTACAgccctatttgcataatcaatgagaccaGATGAAACATAAGATCTTCAAAGGCTCTAAagatttcatggaggtatgaggtctccgaactctgtATGTAGTATGTAGGATTCATCGGATGGAGTTAAGTCGTACAATAAAGTAAAGCTTTCTGCCACATCACTATCTCAGGAACAGAGTCTAAAGTCTAAACTGTCGATATTTCaacacaaaatgtttgaatTAAGTCAAGGCCAACCTCTCATATTAGCCTTGACCTTTGCCCTAAATATTAATGAATAATAGGTAAGTACCGTCATTCACCTTTGGTCATTCTCCATTAATAGGCCTTTCACCTTTGGCCCCCGGAAGCATTTTTCCAGCTGATAACTTAGCCCCCGTTCGTGTAAAGTTATCAGCTGTATAAAGGGATAAGTACTAAATGGAAATGATTCTAAACGTTCTACTTCCGATGTTGAAAGTGTTATACAAATGCTGTGATAACCATGATTCATTTGGTCCTGAAACACCTGTGCGAGAGCTATTTGCACAAGGAAAAAGTCACGCCCCTCCCACTGGCAGTACCGGTTAAGGAAGCATAAAAAAGTTTGAGAATGGCTGGCAAACTTGTACTCGCACTTGTGGctgtcctgtcagcagtggttcTGAATCATGTGGCAAAGATCATCTCTGCAGCGGGGATGTTGAAGCATGTTTACAACCACGTGCCGGGCACCTGTCGGTTTGTTCCCGGCGTGGAGCAGGGTTCTGAAGACATCGAGCTCACCTCGTCTGGGCTGGCGTTCATCTCGTCAGGGCTGCTGCCACCTGGGTTCATTTTCGATCCTGTGTATTTGACCTTTGAGCAGAGAATTCTCGCGTTTGACTTTAAGAAGCCCACTGAGGGAGCCAAGACAGTCAACATCGTGCCAGAGAGCGTCAAGGAAGACTTCATGCCGCACGGTCTTAGCGTTTACGAAGACGTCTCGGGAGAAGTTCGGCTCTTTGTGGTGAACCATGGCAAAGGTCACAACGACAGTGTAGAGATCTTCCGCTTTGACGCCGACTCAAACAGCCTGCATCACATCAAGTCTATAAAACACCCGCTTTTGTACAGCCTCAATGACATTGTCGCCACAGGACCGGATAGTTTTTACGCCACCAACGACAAATATACTACCGGTTTGTACAGCAGGATGGCAGAGACTTGGCTTCTACTCCCGTGGTCCAACGTGGTCTACTACAGTGGTGGAGAGGCAACCATCGTGGCCGACGGTCTTCTGTACGCTAACGGCGTCAACCTCTCTCCCGAGGGCAAGCTCGTGTATGTCGCAAACCCAACCGCCGGGGGAGTGACTGTCTATCACCGCCAAAACGACAACAATCTACGGTTCAGCCACGACATAGCGGCACATGCAGGTGTGGACAACGTCTTCGTGGATCCTACCACAGGAGATCTGTGGGTAGGAGCTCACCCTCAAGGAATTCATTTTTCCAGACACATGGGGAATGCGTCGCACCCGTGCGGCTCTCAGGTGCTGCGGATAGAGAACCCGGCGGGGGAGAACCCCAGAATCACCGAGATGTACTCTGATGACGGACGTGCCGGGTTATGGGGGTCAAGCGTAGGGTGTTACCACAACAAACAGCTACTGATCGGCACAGTTAACCACAGGCTCATGCACTGTACAGTTGACGTGCCACTGTAGGGTTTCATACCCATTTCCAGGATCGGACTTAACCACAGTATGTCTCTGGTCCTTTATTGGGgctataatacactttttgctgatggcTTCTATTGTACTGGCcatgggtcgtttgtgcagccagtccgtaaccattAGGTTACGTTGGCTACAaaaaacgacccagtacaaaaggAAGTCATCAGGAAAAGTGTATTACAAGCACCCTCAAAAGCAAATAGTACAGTAGAGATATTTCAAGTTTGGAGCAATATTGTAATGTtgtattgaaaaaataaaatataagaATACTTCGCattagtgtgtgtttgtgtttgtctgtgtttccagaaATTTGTGGTCAGCAATGACCCAAGAACTTCTGgatagattgtgatgatattcggtatgtgggtaggtgctggcaAGACGAAGGTCGAGGCCAATGTTTGGCTTCCTTGTATGTgacaaaggtactgcagcagaactttcggttGTTGTATCTTTTGTATCTTATTCTGGGCGTGCTATGGTCTTTCATGTAAAGAacaagtggtgtaggtttgggcccccttgcaacTTGCTATTGAACTGCAGAGGTGTTTTGTTAAAAATCTTTCAAGGACAACTGAACATTGGAACGGCGGGTTTCCGTGATATTcgatatgcaggtagcttagacagagatgtacgcaacagaaaacagcaaattatgcaaatcgggaCTCAAGTTGGGTAGATTAGAccacccacccccaccccagcagcttgctctggaaatgcaggggcgtttttgttcaaatatttcaattcaaggaggataactgaacaaaggaaggaCGGATTTCCATGAGGTTCCGACTAcaagtagcttagacagagatgcaaGTAATGCAAATTGAGACTTaatttgtattaaaaaaaataccataAGTTCAAaacgattatgcaaattacagccctatttgcataatcaatgagaccaGATGAAACATAAGATCTACAAaggctctaaatatttcatggaggtatgaggtctccgaactcttaaCGTCACGTAGGATTCTTCGGATGGAGTTAAGTCGTACAATCAAAGCTTTCTGTCACAGCACCATCTCAGGAACAGAGTCTAAAGTCTAAACTGTCGATATTTCAGcacaaaatgtttgaatgagGTCAATGCCAGCCTCTCATACTAGCCTTGACCCTTgccctaaagattaatgaataaataagtacCGTCCGATTCACCTTTGGTCATTCTCCATTAATTAATAGGCCATTCACCTTTGGCCCCCGGAAGCGTTTTTTCAGCTAATAACTTAGCCCCCGTTCGTGTAGAGTTATCAGCTGTATAAAGGGATAAGTACTAAATGGAAATTTTAAACGTGCTACTTCCGATTTTTGTTATACAAATGCCTGTGATAACCATGATACATTTCGTCCTGAAACTCCGGTGCGAGAGCTATTTGCACAAGGAAAAAGTCACGCCCCTCCCACTGGCAGTACCGGTTAAGGAAGCATAAAAGTTTGAGAATGGTTGGCAAAATTGTACTCGCACTTATGGctgtcctgtcagcagtggttTTGAATCATGTGGCAAAGATCATCTCTGCAGCGGGGATGTTGAAGCATGTTTACAACCACGTGCCGGGCACCTGTCGGTTTGTTCCCGGCGTGGACCAGGGTTCTGAAGACATCGAGCTCACCTCGTCTGGCCTGGCGTTCATCTCCTCAGGGCTGCTGCCACCTGGGTTCATTCTCGATCCTGTGTACTTGACCTTTGAGCAGAGAATTCTCGCGTTTGACTTTAAGAAGCCCACTGAGGGAGCCAAGACAGTCAACATCGTGCCAGAGAGCGTCAAGGAAGACTTCATGCCGCACGGTCTTAGCGTTTACGAAGACGACTCGGGAGAAGTTCGTCTCTTTGTGGTGAACCATGGCAAAGGTCACAAAGACAGAGTAGAGATCTTCCGCTTTGACGCCGACTCAAACAGCCTACATCACGTCAAGTCTGTAAAACACCCGCTTTTGTACAGCCTTAACGACGTTGTCGCCACAGGACCAGAGAGTTTTTACGCCGGCAACGACAAATATACTACGGGTTTGTACAGCAGGATGGCAGAGACTTGGCTTCTACTCCCGTGGTCCAACGTGGTCTACTACAGTGGCGGAGAAGCAACCTTCGTGGTCGACGGTCTTCTGTACGCTAACGGTATCAACCTCTCTCCCGAGGGAAAGCTCGTGTATGTCGCAAACCCAACAGCCGGG from Branchiostoma lanceolatum isolate klBraLanc5 chromosome 4, klBraLanc5.hap2, whole genome shotgun sequence includes these protein-coding regions:
- the LOC136432464 gene encoding serum paraoxonase/arylesterase 1-like; protein product: MAGKLVLALVAVLSAVVLNHVAKIISAAGMLKHVYNHVPGTCRFVPGVEQGSEDIELTSSGLAFISSGLLPPGFIFDPVYLTFEQRILAFDFKKPTEGAKTVNIVPESVKEDFMPHGLSVYEDVSGEVRLFVVNHGKGHNDSVEIFRFDADSNSLHHIKSIKHPLLYSLNDIVATGPDSFYATNDKYTTGLYSRMAETWLLLPWSNVVYYSGGEATIVADGLLYANGVNLSPEGKLVYVANPTAGGVTVYHRQNDNNLRFSHDIAAHAGVDNVFVDPTTGDLWVGAHPQGIHFSRHMGNASHPCGSQVLRIENPAGENPRITEMYSDDGRAGLWGSSVGCYHNKQLLIGTVNHRLMHCTVDVPL